Proteins from a genomic interval of Cupriavidus sp. WKF15:
- a CDS encoding tripartite tricarboxylate transporter substrate binding protein, giving the protein MTSVLHRVGRSLGAIALAACAASALAQGGYPNRPVRIIVPWPAGGGVDTVTRTVAEKLSASLGQQFVIDNRPGATGNIGAGAAAKAPPDGYTLLVASAPMAINASLQKNLPFDLGKDFAPLGLMASSPYMLVVSPAIAGSVKELVARAKAEPGKLSYASVGPGTQQNVVGEVFKEMAQVNIVHAPYKGGPQALTDMVGGHIQMMFHGVPAVMPFVKGGQLKGIAVASKQRLPLFPEIPTMAEAGFPGIEASEWYGLVAPAGTPKDIVALLGKEIEKALNAPGVRQQLASKGYEPASSSSPGEFATFMAAEQKKWALAIKQTGFRLE; this is encoded by the coding sequence ATGACATCCGTACTGCACCGCGTCGGCCGTTCCCTGGGCGCCATTGCGCTCGCCGCCTGTGCCGCCAGCGCCCTGGCCCAGGGCGGCTACCCGAACCGGCCGGTCCGCATCATCGTGCCGTGGCCGGCCGGTGGTGGCGTCGACACCGTCACCCGCACGGTGGCCGAGAAGCTGAGCGCGAGCCTGGGCCAGCAGTTCGTGATCGACAACCGTCCCGGCGCGACCGGCAATATCGGCGCCGGCGCGGCAGCCAAGGCCCCGCCCGACGGCTACACGCTGCTGGTCGCCAGCGCGCCGATGGCCATCAACGCGAGCCTGCAGAAGAACCTGCCGTTCGACCTGGGCAAGGACTTCGCGCCGCTCGGGCTGATGGCGAGCTCGCCCTACATGCTGGTGGTCAGTCCCGCAATCGCGGGCTCGGTCAAGGAACTCGTCGCCCGTGCGAAGGCGGAGCCCGGCAAGCTCAGCTACGCGTCGGTGGGCCCCGGCACGCAGCAGAACGTGGTCGGAGAAGTCTTCAAGGAGATGGCCCAGGTCAATATCGTGCATGCGCCCTACAAGGGCGGCCCGCAGGCGCTCACCGACATGGTCGGCGGCCATATCCAGATGATGTTCCACGGTGTGCCGGCGGTGATGCCGTTCGTGAAGGGCGGCCAGCTCAAGGGCATTGCGGTAGCAAGCAAGCAGCGCCTGCCGCTGTTCCCCGAGATTCCGACCATGGCGGAGGCCGGCTTCCCCGGCATCGAGGCGAGCGAATGGTACGGGCTGGTGGCCCCGGCCGGCACGCCGAAGGACATCGTCGCGCTGCTGGGCAAGGAGATCGAGAAGGCGCTCAACGCGCCTGGCGTGCGCCAGCAACTGGCCAGCAAGGGCTACGAGCCGGCCAGCAGCAGTTCGCCCGGCGAGTTCGCGACCTTCATGGCGGCCGAGCAGAAGAAATGGGCGCTGGCCATCAAGCAGACGGGATTCCGGCTGGAATAA
- a CDS encoding tripartite tricarboxylate transporter substrate binding protein: MKFQTRCRRQALGAIGLTAMMVTGAWAQGTYPNHPVRVIVPWPAGGSVDMATRVVAERLSGGLGQPVVVENRPGATGNIGAAAAAKSAPDGYTLLVATTPMIINRSLSGNATVDLSREFAPIGQLVSLNYVMVVNPAMAGSVQELVAKAKSRPGHYSYASSGPGTQLHLIGESFKRAAGVDLVHAPYKGAPPALADLVGGHVQLMFPGLPVVEPLLRAGQLKALAVVSTHRLPQLPEVPTLAEAGVAGIDSSEWYGLVAPAGTPPQVVARLSEELGKAMRNPAVRQRLTSQGFEPAGSTPQAFAALIEAEQKKWPLVVRRAGLQSE; the protein is encoded by the coding sequence ATGAAATTCCAGACGCGATGCAGGCGGCAAGCGCTTGGCGCGATCGGGCTCACGGCCATGATGGTGACGGGGGCATGGGCGCAGGGCACCTATCCGAACCACCCCGTCCGCGTCATCGTGCCATGGCCCGCCGGCGGCAGCGTCGACATGGCCACGCGTGTGGTGGCCGAGCGGCTTTCCGGCGGCCTCGGCCAGCCGGTGGTGGTGGAGAACCGGCCCGGCGCGACCGGCAACATCGGCGCGGCCGCTGCCGCCAAGTCCGCTCCGGACGGCTACACCCTGCTGGTCGCGACCACGCCGATGATCATCAACCGTAGCCTGTCCGGCAACGCCACGGTGGACCTGTCGCGCGAGTTCGCGCCGATCGGCCAGCTGGTCAGCCTGAACTACGTCATGGTGGTCAATCCCGCGATGGCCGGCTCGGTACAGGAGCTGGTGGCGAAAGCCAAGTCACGCCCGGGGCATTACAGCTATGCCTCCTCGGGGCCCGGCACGCAGCTTCACCTGATCGGCGAATCCTTCAAGCGCGCGGCCGGCGTAGATCTCGTGCACGCGCCGTACAAGGGCGCGCCACCGGCGCTGGCCGACCTGGTCGGCGGGCATGTCCAGCTGATGTTCCCGGGTCTCCCCGTGGTGGAGCCCCTGCTGCGCGCCGGACAGCTCAAGGCGCTCGCGGTCGTGAGCACGCACCGGCTGCCGCAGCTGCCCGAGGTGCCGACGCTCGCGGAGGCCGGCGTCGCCGGCATCGACAGCAGCGAATGGTATGGCCTGGTGGCGCCCGCCGGCACGCCGCCGCAGGTGGTGGCCAGGTTGAGCGAGGAGCTGGGCAAGGCCATGCGCAACCCGGCCGTGCGGCAGCGCCTGACCAGCCAGGGTTTCGAACCGGCAGGCAGCACCCCGCAGGCATTCGCCGCCCTGATTGAAGCGGAACAGAAGAAATGGCCACTCGTTGTCCGGCGCGCCGGACTCCAGTCCGAATAG